The uncultured Ilyobacter sp. nucleotide sequence ACTTGAAATATAAGGGAAAGATTCGGGGAGACGCCTGGATCTTTTTTTTATAAAGGAAGGATTTTAGATCAATTGTTAATTTATATTATTTTAATTTCATGCCTATTCTAGTATACTAATATAGTAAAATAATTTTATTGAGGAGTTGCTTATTATGAAAAAAACTTATCTCTGGTATGATTATGAAACTTTTGGAGCAGACCCTAAAAGAGATAGGATTTCTCAGTTTGCTGGGGTCAGAACAGATGAAAATTTTCAAGTGATAGATGAGATGGTCTACTACTGCAAATTGGCTGAAGATTATCTTCCAAATCCAGAGGCTAGCATTATAACGGGAATAACCCCACAGGAAGCAATAGAAAAGGGAATAACAGAAAACGAGCTGGCAGAAATACTGTTTAAAGAATTTACAAAAAATGGGACAGTGACTATAGGCTATAACAGCATAAAATTTGACGATGAGGTAACAAGAAATTTTTTTTATAGAACTTTTCGAGATCCCTATGAGCGAGAGTGGAAAAACAACTGCTCAAGATGGGACCTTATGAGGGCCATTTTAGGGGTGTATGTTATGAAGCCTGAACTCCTTAACTGGCCGGTTAAAGATGACGGCAGGGAATCTTTTAGGTTAGAGGAACTGAGTATAGAAAACGGGATCATCCATGAAAATGCTCACGATGCAAAATCAGATGTATATGCTACCATAGGGCTTGCAGAACTTATCAATAAAAAATCTCCTAGTGTTTTTAATTATTTTTTCAGCTTGAAAGATAAGGAGTTTGTAAAATCTGAACTATCTAAGGATGAACTGTTTTTGCATATAGATTTTGGATATGGTTATGATAGGGGATATGCTTCCTTGGTTTATAAAATGGGTGATTTTATTAAAAGTGGAGATAAAAATGCCTTTTTATTTATAGATGTTTTTAGTGATGTTGATGCTCTTGAAAATATGAGTTTAGACGAGATAAAGGAATATCTCTATTATTCTACCGAAAAGCTAAATGAGATAGAAAAAGAGCGACCAGGTTTAAAACAGATAAGAATTAATCAGAGCCCGCTTATTATTCCTTATAAGAGTCTCAGGGAAAAACCAGGATTTTTGGAAAACATGGCTGA carries:
- the sbcB gene encoding exodeoxyribonuclease I; protein product: MKKTYLWYDYETFGADPKRDRISQFAGVRTDENFQVIDEMVYYCKLAEDYLPNPEASIITGITPQEAIEKGITENELAEILFKEFTKNGTVTIGYNSIKFDDEVTRNFFYRTFRDPYEREWKNNCSRWDLMRAILGVYVMKPELLNWPVKDDGRESFRLEELSIENGIIHENAHDAKSDVYATIGLAELINKKSPSVFNYFFSLKDKEFVKSELSKDELFLHIDFGYGYDRGYASLVYKMGDFIKSGDKNAFLFIDVFSDVDALENMSLDEIKEYLYYSTEKLNEIEKERPGLKQIRINQSPLIIPYKSLREKPGFLENMAENLQEKLEKIKLLSSKRKNEFLKVFMREEDDVETDADLDIYGSFATPRDRREMESFHRENYEYVPKFKDKKYRELYFRFIGRNMPEIFTVDEMSKWKEHCYQCISEEREGFQNMASLKNEISKLEKKYRGEREKLGILKEIKEYAENLEKKLKTESIKPGEQLKMF